AAGCCGATGTAGGTATTGCAATCGGCACTGGAACCGATATCGCCATAGAAAGCGGCGACATAATTCTTATGCAGGGAGAGATCATAGACGCTGCAGCGGCAATACAACTTGGCAGAAAAGTTATGTCTCGCATAAAACAGAATCTTTTCTGGGCATTTGCGTACAATACCGCCCTAATTCCAGTCGCTGCCGGGGTGCTCTACCCTTTGTTCAAAATAGCCTTCAGACCGGAGCTCGCCGGATTCGCGATGGCCATGAGCTCGGTAACGGTTGTCACCCTTTCACTGCTGTTGAAAAGATATTTACCCACGGCAAAGAGAGTGAAGATGAAAGGCTCCAGCAATGCTGCTGCAAAATGAAAAGAATTCCATGTGTAAATGTCTTAAGATTCTATGTGCAAGATAATACCAATCAGCCCTTGGCTGATAAAAGGAGGTAAAAAATGGCGATTGATCCAATATGCAAGATGAATGTCAACGAAGATACCGCACAATATAAGAGTGAATACAAAGGCAAGACCTATTACTTCTGTGCACCAGGATGCAAGAAGAAGTTCGACGAAAATCCAGCGCAATATGCCGAAGACGAATGCACAAATTAGCCACATCTTCAAGGAACGTTAATGGACATTAAGCATATCGAAGGCAGAAAGAAAGGTAAGATTATTCTCTATGCGCTGAGTACCTGCGTATGGTGCAAAAAGACAAAACGACTGCTCAACGAACTTGGTATTGATTATCATTTCGTTGATGTCGACCTAGCCAGTGCAGAAGACAAGGGCGAGATCAACAGCGTGGTTCTCAGGTGGAACCCAAGCGGTTCATATCCGACGATCGTAATTGATGATAAGCAGAGCATCATTGGTTATGATCCAGAAAAAATAAAAGAGGTGCTCGGTAATGGGGAATAATCGAAAGCCTGATCAGGACAAGATCGATAGGCTGTATAAAAAATTGTACGACGAGGCTGAACAAGGCGGATACCATCTCAACCCAGACACTGAATTCACGAAAGATCTCGTAGAAGGACTCCTCATCAATGAAGAAAGATACGGCTATCCTTCATGTCCCTGCCGGCTGGCTTCAGGTATAAAACAGGAAGACATCGACATCATCTGCCCGTGCGACTACAGAGATCCGGATGTCGTAGAATATGACGCATGCTACTGCGGATTGTATGTCTCAGAATCGATCGTGGACGGGGAAAAACAGTTGACCAAGATACCGGAACGTCGGCCGCCCGTGGATCAACGTCAGAAACCAGCCTCGGTTGGGTCGACATCCGTGTCGAAACTTCCTCTCCCCGTCTGGCGCTGCCGGGTCTGCGGTTACCTGTGCGCCCGAGACAATCCTCCTGAAGTCTGTCCCATATGCAAAGCGAAGAAAGACCGGTTTGAGAAATTCATAGAGAACGCTTAACAGGATAAGACGTTTTGAACCGTAAATACCATGATGCGTAGAAAATAAAAGGAGAGAACAATGTCTAATGTGCAGAAAATCGGCGAGGTTTACAAATGCGAGATCTGCGGTAACGTCGTCGAGGTAAAAGAAGCTGGTGGCGGCGAGCTGGTCTGCTGCGGCGAACCAATGAGGTTGATGTAAAAGTTGATGGCTATTGAATAATCCATATAATATCAAAGAAAGGGGTATACAATGAACGATATTTCTAACATATTCCAGTCTGCAGACTGGAAGAAAGAAAAACATGTTCCCGTTATTGAGGTGCCTGAAAAGGCGAGTAAGGGAAAGGATGTGGTAGTGAAAGTAACCGTTGGAAAGGAAATTGCG
The candidate division WOR-3 bacterium genome window above contains:
- a CDS encoding YHS domain-containing protein → MAIDPICKMNVNEDTAQYKSEYKGKTYYFCAPGCKKKFDENPAQYAEDECTN
- a CDS encoding desulfoferrodoxin FeS4 iron-binding domain-containing protein, yielding MSNVQKIGEVYKCEICGNVVEVKEAGGGELVCCGEPMRLM
- a CDS encoding glutaredoxin family protein, with protein sequence MDIKHIEGRKKGKIILYALSTCVWCKKTKRLLNELGIDYHFVDVDLASAEDKGEINSVVLRWNPSGSYPTIVIDDKQSIIGYDPEKIKEVLGNGE
- a CDS encoding ferredoxin:glutaredoxin reductase gives rise to the protein MGNNRKPDQDKIDRLYKKLYDEAEQGGYHLNPDTEFTKDLVEGLLINEERYGYPSCPCRLASGIKQEDIDIICPCDYRDPDVVEYDACYCGLYVSESIVDGEKQLTKIPERRPPVDQRQKPASVGSTSVSKLPLPVWRCRVCGYLCARDNPPEVCPICKAKKDRFEKFIENA